A genomic stretch from Theobroma cacao cultivar B97-61/B2 chromosome 4, Criollo_cocoa_genome_V2, whole genome shotgun sequence includes:
- the LOC108661740 gene encoding heterogeneous nuclear ribonucleoprotein 1-like, which yields MGTRDDDSFPTGRRGSPGKIFIGGLPRETTRVQFFKHCHKYGEIKDSVIMLDPRTGIPRGFGFVTYENPSVIDKVIEDTHVINGKQVVIKRTKPKGVVGTKDFKTGRTFISGIPSRLTEDEFKDLFKQFGEVKEHRIVRDNNAFWIYYFWHGAIC from the exons ATGGGAACCCGAGACGATGATTCATTTCCCACCGGAAGGAGAGGAAGCCCCGG CAAAATTTTCATCGGAGGATTACCAAGAGAAACAACAAGAG TACAATTTTTCAAGCATTGTCATAAATATGGTGAAATCAAGGATTCCGTTATAATGCTAGACCCGAGAACCGGGATACCACGTGGATTCGGGTTTGTTACTTATGAAAATCCCTCTGTAATTGATAAAGTTATTGAGGACACTCATGTAATTAATGGAAAACAA GTAGTTATTAAGAGAACAAAACCAAAGGGAGTTGTTGGGACTAAGGATTTTAAGACTGGAAGGACTTTCATTTCTGGAATTCCTTCAAGACTGACTGAAG ATGAGTTTAAGGACTTGTTTAAACAGTTTGGAGAGGTCAAGGAGCACAGAATCGTGCGAGATAATAATGCGTTTTGGATTTATTACTTTTGGCATGGAGCAATCTGTTGA
- the LOC18600838 gene encoding uncharacterized protein LOC18600838, whose protein sequence is MAMVAASNLSTYQKTQMLQVICRRKERGREHHNNYPYKVIEITPPPKSLGVRCFPPNLQCGESVTIEGQTYTISAVTHRYQLRKGKYEPSEKRLDVLSTGRYILNLYLESLLDQS, encoded by the exons ATGGCAATGGTGGCAGCATCCAATTTAAGTACATACCAAAAG ACTCAGATGCTTCAGGTGATATgcagaaggaaagaaagaggaagagaaCATCACAACAATTACCCCTATAAAGTCATCGAAATTACACCCCCACCCAAGTCCCTTGGTGTTCGTTGCTTCCCTCCT AATTTGCAGTGTGGGGAGAGTGTGACAATTGAAGGCCAAACATATACAATCTCAGCTGTAACTCACCGCTACCAGCTTCGCAAAGGAAAGTACGAACCTAGTGAAAAGAGGCTTGATGTTCTGTCCACAGGGAGATACATCCTTAACTTATATCTCGAAAGCTTGCTAGACCAGTCTTGA
- the LOC18600836 gene encoding heterogeneous nuclear ribonucleoprotein 1, protein MDPRDGEAILDGETSDFRSSDHPEDDKSQPLTGDGASPGKIFVGGLARETNSAQFLEHFGQYGEITDSVIMKDRKTGQPRGFGFVTYAEPSVVDKVIEDTHIINGKQVEIKRTIPKGAAGSKDFKTRKIFVGGIPSSVSEDEFKDFFMQYGEVKEHQIMRDHATNRSRGFGFITFETEHAVDDLLAKGNKVDFAGAQVEIKRAEPKKPNPPPAPSKRYNDSRTAYGSGFGDAYGRYGGGGFGSGGYRASGAYGGRAGGYGGYGVGEFGGYGGYAGGMGPFRGEPSLGYSGRYGGNFNRGYDMGSGYGGPGEIYGGYGAGATGGGYASSYDPGLGGGYGAAGGGAGNSFYGSRGGYSGAGSGRYHPYGR, encoded by the exons ATGGACCCTCGAGACGGTGAAGCAATTCTTGACGGAGAAACCAGCGATTTTAGATCCTCTGACCATCCGGAGGATGACAAGTCTCAGCCTCTCACGGGAGATGGAGCCAGCCCTGG CAAAATTTTTGTAGGAGGTTTAGCGAGAGAGACAAATTCTG CACAATTTCTTGAGCATTTTGGTCAATATGGTGAAATTACGGATTCTGTGATAATGAAGGACCGGAAAACGGGGCAGCCTCGTGGGTTCGGGTTTGTGACTTATGCAGAGCCTTCTGTAGTTGATAAAGTCATTGAGGACACTCATATTATTAATGGGAAACAA GTAGAGATTAAGAGAACAATACCAAAAGGAGCAGCAGGAAGTAAAGATTTCAAGACTAGGAAGATTTTTGTCGGTGGAATTCCATCATCTGTATCAGAAG ATGAGTTTAAGGACTTCTTTATGCAATATGGAGAAGTTAAAGAACACCAAATTATGCGGGACCATGCCACCAATCGTTCTCGTGGTTTTGGATTTATAACATTTGAGACAGAGCATGCAGTTGATGATCTCTTGGCTAAGGGAAACAAGGTTGACTTTGCTGGAGCTCAG GTCGAGATTAAAAGGGCAGAGCCAAAGAAACCAAATCCGCCTCCAGCCCCATCCAAACGATATAATGATTCTAGGACTGCATATGGTAGTGGATTTGGAGATGCTTATGGTAGATACGGAGGTGGTGGATTTGGTAGTGGTGGTTACAGAGCCAGTGGGGCTTATGGGGGTCGGGCTGGTGGTTATGGGGGTTATGGAGTAGGTGAATTTGGTGGCTATGGGGGTTATGCTGGTGGTATGGGGCCTTTCAGGGGAGAGCCGTCTCTTGGATACTCAGGTCGTTATGGAGGAAATTTTAATAGAGGCTATGATATGGGAAGTGGCTATGGAGGCCCTGGTGAGATTTATGGAGGATATGGTGCTGGTGCTACTGGTGGTGGCTATGCTAGTAGCTACGACCCTGGCCTTGGGGGTGGCTATGGCGCTGCTGGTGGTGGTGCTGGGAATTCCTTCTATGGAAGTCGAGGGGGATATAGCGGAGCAGGTAGTGGTCGATACCATCCTTATGGAAGATAG